In one Silene latifolia isolate original U9 population chromosome 10, ASM4854445v1, whole genome shotgun sequence genomic region, the following are encoded:
- the LOC141606968 gene encoding transcription termination factor MTERF8, chloroplastic-like, translating into MLKLSINGVQRILSAHKFKRVSNYTTVAAKASEIPNSMVNYLVNSLGFSEEEALVTSSKVSTTFKSTENPNSVIDFFKISGFSQSQIKHLVSRGPKVLFCNVDKTLKPKIQVLQDLGFSKSDLPHVISFNPDICWRSLNDQIIPTLENLKSVFGDDNEVLINSVKKSPWLLEKGVVDVVSLLRNYGLSDDQIKLFALRKIRYLSIGTKSLEPTLIRVENLGIPRGSGMFFHGICAFCSISEASLDARERIYKSYGFNDEDVLTLARKNPYALMLSESKLRNGLDFFMKEAGYRPSEIASRPNVLTFSLEKRVIPRYRVWKGLKERGIQKVTNNKLKNINVSLIIACKSGSLDFLRSLSNHSKISVLIFIAITSK; encoded by the coding sequence ATGTTGAAACTCAGCATCAATGGAGTTCAACGAATTTTGTCAGCTCACAAATTCAAACGGGTTTCGAATTACACAACTGTAGCAGCAAAAGCTTCAGAAATCCCTAATTCTATGGTGAATTATTTGGTAAATTCACTTGGTTTTTCCGAAGAAGAAGCTCTTGTCACTTCTTCAAAGGTTAGTACTACCTTTAAATCTACTGAAAACCCTAATTCTGTTATTGATTTCTTCAAAATTAGTGGATTTTCCCAATCCCAGATTAAGCATTTGGTTTCAAGAGGACCCAAAGTCTTATTTTGTAATGTTGATAAAAccctaaaaccaaagattcaagTTTTACAAGATTTGGGTTTTTCTAAGTCGGATTTACCTCATGTTATTAGTTTCAATCCTGATATTTGTTGGAGAAGTTTGAATGATCAGATTATTCCTACACTTGAGAATTTGAAATCGGTTTTTGGTGATGATAATGAGGTTTTGATTAATTCTGTGAAGAAATCCCCTTGGTTGCTCGAAAAGGGTGTAGTTGATGTAGTTTCTTTGTTGCGAAATTATGGGTTATCTGATGATCAGATTAAATTATTTGCATTGAGGAAAATTAGGTATTTATCAATTGGAACAAAGTCATTGGAGCCTACCttgattagggttgaaaacctCGGGATTCCTCGTGGGTCGGGGATGTTCTTTCATGGAATTTGTGCTTTTTGTTCCATCAGTGAAGCTAGTTTGGATGCGAGGGAGAGAATCTATAAGAGCTATGGATTTAATGACGAGGATGTCTTGACATTAGCTAGGAAAAATCCATATGCCTTAATGCTCTCGGAATCTAAGTTGAGGAACGGTTTGGACTTTTTCATGAAAGAGGCCGGGTACCGGCCTTCTGAGATAGCATCTAGACCTAACGTGCTGACCTTTAGCTTGGAGAAGAGAGTAATCCCGAGATATAGAGTTTGGAAAGGTCTGAAGGAGAGGGGGATACAAAAAGTGACTAACAACAAGCTCAAGAATATTAATGTTTCTTTGATTATTGCCTGCAAATCAGGGAGCCTCGATTTTTTGAGAAGTTTGTCCAACCATTCAAAGATAAGTGTCCTGATCTTTATAGCGATTACGTCAAAGTAG
- the LOC141604797 gene encoding transcription termination factor MTERF8, chloroplastic-like has translation MLKKLSINGVQTMFSAHILKRVSSYATVASKASEIPNSMVDYLVNSLGFSKEEASVTSAKVSTTFKSTENPSFVIDFFKNDGFSQSQIKQLVSRAPEILSCNVYKTLKPKIQALHDMGFSKSDLAHLISLYPDFCHRSLNDHIIPTLAILKLVFGDDNEVLINAVKNSSWLLGSCAKKELPDVISLLESYGLSDDQIKLFALRKTRYLSMGKKSLEPILIRVENLGIARGSGMFFHGICALCSISEATLDDRKRIYKSYGFNDEDVLTLARKSPYALTVSESKLRSGLDFFMKEVGCLPSEIAFMPNVLTYSLEKRVIPRYRVWKGLKERG, from the coding sequence ATGTTGAAGAAACTCAGCATCAATGGAGTTCAAACTATGTTCTCAGCTCACATCCTCAAAAGGGTTTCAAGTTACGCAACTGTAGCATCAAAAGCTTCAGAAATCCCTAATTCTATGGTGGATTATTTGGTAAATTCACTTGGTTTTTCCAAAGAAGAAGCTTCTGTTACTTCTGCAAAGGTTAGTACTACCTTCAAATCTACTGAAAACCCTAGTTTTGTTATTGATTTCTTCAAAAATGATGGATTTTCCCAATCCCAGATTAAGCAATTAGTTTCAAGGGCACCCGAAATCTTATCTTGTAATGTTTATAAAAccctaaaaccaaagattcagGCTTTACATGATATGGGTTTTTCTAAGTCAGATTTAGCTCATCTTATTAGTTTATATCCTGATTTTTGTCACAGAAGTTTGAATGATCATATTATTCCTACACTTGCGATTTTGAAATTAGTTTTTGGTGATGATAATGAGGTTTTGATTAATGCCGTGAAGAATTCGTCTTGGTTGCTCGGATCGTGTGCGAAAAAGGAACTTCCTGATGTAATTTCTTTGTTGGAAAGTTATGGGTTATCTGATGATCAGATTAAATTATTTGCATTGAGGAAAACTAGGTATTTATCAATGGGCAAAAAGTCGTTGGAGCCTATCttgattagggttgaaaacctCGGGATTGCTCGTGGGTCGGGGATGTTCTTTCATGGAATTTGTGCTTTGTGTTCTATCAGTGAAGCTACTTTGGATGATAGGAAGAGAATATATAAGAGCTATGGATTTAATGATGAGGATGTCTTGACATTAGCTAGGAAAAGTCCATATGCCTTAACGGTCTCGGAATCTAAGTTGAGGAGCGGTTTGGACTTTTTCATGAAAGAGGTCGGGTGCCTGCCTTCTGAGATAGCATTTATGCCTAACGTGCTGACATATAGCTTGGAAAAGAGAGTAATCCCGAGATATAGAGTTTGGAAAGGTCTGAAGGAGAGGGGGTAA